The sequence below is a genomic window from Leptotrichia trevisanii DSM 22070.
AAAACGTTTTTTATTATTAGGAGTATTGTTATGAAATTAACTAAGAAAAGGCAAAAAATTTTTGAACTTGTACAGGCTTCAAACAACCCTGTAAATGCAAAATTTTTGAAATCACAGGTGGATTTTGATTTATCGACTGTTTATCGGGCTTTGGAATTTTTAGAAAAAAATAATTATATTTTTTCGTTCGACTTTGAAAATGAAAAATATTACTTTAAAGAAGAAAATGCCAATTTTTTTATTTGTGATTCTTGCAAGCATATTGAAACCGTGCCTGAATTTTCAAATGAAGAAACAGAAAAAGAAAAAAGCGAATTAAAAAAACGAGGCTTTTCACTATTGTCACATCTTTCGATTTTTAAAGGAAAATGCAACGATTGTGATTAAATTTATGATTTACAAAAAAATACATATAGGAGGAATTAAAATGAAAAAATTATTATCATTACTTTTATTATCAGCTCTGTTTATTTTTTCTTGCGGAAATAAATCAGAAACTAAAAAAGAGCAAGGAACTACTGGAGGAGCAAAGGAAAAAATTGTAACAAGCGTACCGCCTTTAAGATGGCTTACTCAAAAAATTGCAGGAGATGATTTTGAAGTTATTTCAATTGTGCAGCCAAATATGAATCACGAACTATTTGAGCCAAAACCTTCAGATTTGAAAATTCTGGAAAATTCAAAAGTATTTTTCACTTACAATATGTTGGGATTTGAAGAAACAATTTCTGACAGCCTAAGTGATAAAAATAAAATTGTTAATGTTTTGGATGGTGTTGATAAAAATTTATTTATCAAAGGAGATCATGATCATGACCACGAACATGAGCATGGACATGAACACGGTAAAAAGGAAGAACACGAACATCATCACGAGCATGAAGGACACGGTGGAATTGATCCGCATGTTTGGTTCTCGCTTGACATGATGCCTAAAGTTGCTGAAAATATAAAAAATGAATTGTCAAAACTTTATCCAGACAAAAAAGAAACTTTTGAAAAAAATTACAATGCTTTCATCACAGAACTTAATCAAGTAAAAGCAGAACTTTCACAAAAAATGGCTTCAAAAACTAAAAAATCATTTATGATTTATCACCCTGCATTAAACTATTTCCTAAAAAATTATGCCATTGAAGAAATTTCAATCGAGCAGGAAGGAAAAGAACCATCAGCACAGCAAATAAAAGAAATCATTGATGAAGCAAAAGAACATAACATAACTACAATCTTAGTTCAGCCTCAATTTCCAAAACAAAGTGCCGAAGCTATTTCAAAAGAAATTCCTAACTCAAAAGTTGCTGAATTTAATGTTGACAAGGAAAATGTCTTTGAAAATCTAAAACAATTTGTAGATTATTTAAATTAAAAATTTTTATTCAAAAAAAGAACGAGAAGAAAACGAAAGGATAAAAATTTGATGGCTAACGGACAGAATAAAAAACTTGTGAGTGTACGAAATCTTAACTTTAAATACAAGAATGATTATATTTTGAACGATATAAACTTAGATATTTTTAAAGGAAAAAATGTTGCAATTCTGGGAAGAAATGGTGGCGGAAAATCGACTTTGGTAAAAGTTATACTGGGATTTTTGAGAAAAAATTCTGGCAGTATTGAGTTTTTTACAAGTGAAAACAAAATTGGTTATTTGCCACAAATAAGGGAGTTTGACACTTCCTTTCCCATTAATATTTTTGACTTGGTAATATCAGGATTAACTAATAAAAATAACCTTTTCAGAAGATTTAACAATGAAGAAAAAAAACGTGCTGAAACACTTTTGAAGGAATTTGATATTTTTCATTTAAAAAATAAATTAATAAACGAAGTATCTGGTGGACAGCTTCAAAGGGCATTAATTGCACGTGCCTTAATTTCTTCGCCAGAACTTATTTTTCTTGATGAGCCAGAGTCATTTCTGGATAAGGAATTTGAATTTAAACTTTTTGAAAAAATAAAGGAACTGTCAGATTCAACAATAGTTGTAATTTCTCACGAACTTGAAAAAATCTACGATTACATTGATTCAATTTTTGTCGTGGAAGGAAATATTCAAGTTTATGAGAAAAAGGAAGATTATGTGTGCAGCAATCCTTACTTACATTCACACAAATAAAATTTACAAAATTAAAGATAAATTATTAAAGATTGGGGAATTATGGAATTTATAAAAATTTTTGAATACGCTTTTATGAGAAACGCCCTTATTGTAGGGCTTCTTTCTAGTATATGCTGTGGAATAATAGGAACTTATATTGTAAATAAAAAAATGGTCTTTATTTCATCAAGTATCAGCCATGCCTCTTACGGCGGTATTGGAATAGGAATTTACCTAATTTATTTCTTTAACTTGCCAATAAAAGATCCATTATTTTTTGGACTGGTTTTCTCAATATTGTCAGGTGTGCTAATTTTAGTCCTAAAAGACACTCTTCATGTTGACGGTGATTTGGGAATAGGTATCGTTATGTCAATGGGAATGGCTATCGGAATTATTTTTGCCTTCTTGACACCAGGCTATCAGTCCGATATGTCAACTTATTTATTCGGAAATATCCTTTTATCCAACACCCTAAACATAATTTTACTGCTAATACTGGACACAATTACAGTCACATTTTTCATCATCTTCTACAAAAGCATCGTCTACACCAGCTTTGATGAAAACTTCTACAAAATCCACAGCGTACCAGTAACCTTCATAAACTACTTTATGATAATCCTAATATCCTCCGTCATAATAATAAACATAAAAACAATAGGAATCATCCTAATAATCTCAATCCTGACAATCCCGCAGGCAATCGCAGCCTCACTCGCAAGAAAATACTCAACAATCATAATTTTATCCATAATTTTTTCATTCATCGGAATACTGTCAGGACTATATTTTTCCTACACACTAAATATTCCATCAGGCCCTTCAATTATTGTACTGCTTACGATTTTATTGGCGTTAGTTAAGGTTGGGGGATTGGTGAAAGGAAAATTTTTGAATTAATTTTTATTATAAACAAGATAAACAAAAATAGAGAGTATATATCTAAAACTCTCTGTTTTTTAAATTATTTAATTATTAAAATGCAGACTAATATAATTATAATCTGCCAGATTTTCAGTTTCTGTCTTATATGGTGCTTGTTCTGAAAGTTTTAATAAAAATTTTCTTTTTTCCTCAGATATTTTTTTATCTCTTATCACAGTTTTATCTTTTGAAAATCCTAAAACTCCCAATAATAAAAAAATCAAGATTAATTTATTCATATATATATCCCCTTCACAACTTTATAAAACAATACTTTCTCTTTTACGATCATCTATTGTTACTTTTTCACATAAACAAATTTTCTCTCATCCGACATATCCTCATCAAAAACATACCCATCCAAAGTAATATTTCTCAATTTTTTCACATCACTAATCTTATTTTTCACAATATAATTCAAAGTAAAACCTCTCATTTTCTTCGAGTTTGTACTCACTTGCTTCAATTTCCCATTTGAATCTTCCCAAAACTCAAAATCAATTAATTTATCAGAGTTTATAAGTTTAGAATATTCTTTTGAGGCAAGATTTAAAACAATGTCTTCCTTTTCAAAATATTCATTTACACTTGATTTCCAAACCTCATAAAGCGACTTACTTTCAAAAATTGAATTTGTCATATCAAGCCGATATTCCTTCACATTTGTATAAGGTGTTAAAATTCCATACAAAGCAGACAAAATAACCAGATGCGACTCCAAATATTCAAAATCACTTTTATCAAACGTTTCAATCTTTATAGCCTTATACGCAACACCAGTATAACTTGCCAAAGCATTTCCACTTTTCTCATTTTCATAATTTTGATAAAATCCTAATAAATTTTGCGCTTTTTCATTTTTTAATTTAAACTTTTTCTCAATTTCCTCTACAGAAAAGGTTTTTATTTTTTCAATAATTTCCTTTGTTATTTCTAGATAAAAAGGCTCTTTTTCAATCAAAGAGCCAATATCTTTTATTGGCAAATTGTTAATTTTTTTAGTTTTGCTTGGTGATATTATAATTTTCATAAATTAAATCTCCATAAATTTCAATTTCTTTAATATATCTCGTTTCATTTTTATAAAAATTTATTTCTCAACTTTTACAAACGTTCCATAACCTAAACTTTTTCTTTTTCCAAGCGAAAAATAATCTGGAAATTTCATATTTGTATAAAAATTTCCAATAAATGCTATCATATTTACATTTTTCAAATCTCTTGAAGTTATTTGCAAATCTGCGGAAACATAAATTTTATTTTCTTTCTCAAGCCAAATTCCCAAGCCTTTTAATACTTCTAAAATGTTATTCGTAATCGCTTGTTCCAATGTGTACTCTCTCCTCAAGTATTTAGAAAAATTTTTGTCATTTAATGGTAAATACGGCGTCACAAATCTATATTCATACATTTTATCCCACGTAAACTCTATTTCATCATCAAAAATTTCAATTTCCTTCTGAATATCAAAAATCAAATTTCCATCAATATTTAAATAATCAATTTCTTCAAAAAGTTTCTTATTTATCTCAGTAACATCTTCACCAATTCCCATTATAGAAAGCATATTTTTAATCAGTTTATATTGCAACTTAGGATATGTATAATTATAGCCATCCGACAAGTGATTATGAAAAACCATATTTTCTCTGTACTTATCCGCTAAAAAGCCTCTTAACTTTTCCAAATCTCTCATTGTATGCGTTTCATTTCGTTTGAATTTTAATATTGAGTATTTCACTAGTAGAACTCCTTAAATTTTATTTTGGATTTTTATCCAATATAGATAATAAAACTATCTTTCTATCTCCTTTTTTATTATTAACAAACCAGTTTAAACTATTCGTTTCTCCTTTTTTGTTAATATCTTCAGGAAATGAACTTTCACTAAAATCTAAATCATTTGTTTTAGAAAGTATTGCTTTTAATTCTTTAATATTTTTTCTATTTTCATCAAAATATCTTTTTTCTTTTGCTTTATTTATATAGTCTTCTTTTTTACTTTCTTTTTCAAAAGGTTCAATCAAAAAATCTTTATATTTATCTTTATTTTCCAATAAAAATTCTTTTATTTCGATTTTGCAACTTCCAAATCCAAAGGCTTTCCCTTTACCTACTTTATGCAATAATCCATCTTCAAGCTCTATAGCATAGATCAATACTCCCAGCTCTTCATCCGTTAAATTTTCAAAATTAACATTAAATTCAAATTCATTGTTTATATCCATTAACTCTAAACTCGAATTATATGCAAATTTATTTTGTCCATTTTTATCTTTTGGCATTTCTACTGATTTCCTGTATTCTGAAAAAAGTTTTCCAATTTTTTCCTTATGATGCCAATAAAATTTTCTACCTCGAATACTAACACCTTTATTTTCGTTATAATTTTTCTCAATATTGTCTAAATAAAAGGTTGTTAAAGTAGGGTGTGGCTCCCCAAATGCTTTTAAAGTAACTGGATTTCCATTATCTATCATCTCAGGTTTATAATTTTTAGCATCTTCAAAAAATACCCTTCCAGAAAGTGCTACTAATTCCTCTTTTTTCCCTTCCTCTTTTTTTGTATTATCTCCAATTGTTCCAAATAATCTTTCTGAAAAAGATAAATTATCCAATGAATCACTTGGACGAAACTCCTTTGGTACTAAATCCAATGGAGAAAATTTATATCTCAATCTTGGAATTTCAGAAAAAGCCAAATGTTCTGCTCTTTCTCCATTTTCTACTTGAAATAAAACAGGATCTCCAACTTCTAAACCCTTATCATAATAAAACGATGAAATACCTTTTTCTTTACCATTTTTTATTCTGTCTTTTCTTTGATTTATTATATATTCAAAATCCTGATACTCTTCTTGTGAAAATTCAAATTTCTTGCCATTTTTTTTAGGAATTAATAATTTTTCATATATTTTCCCATGAATTGGCGATGAAAACCATAATACTCCTTGAACTCCATTCTCATCCTCATCATCCGTTAAAAATTTTTTATATTCTTCTGAAGTTCTAATCAATTTTTCTACTACTGTTACTTTATTTTTTATTTGAATTTTAGTTTTTTCCAATTTATAAATTGAATCTT
It includes:
- a CDS encoding Fur family transcriptional regulator, giving the protein MKLTKKRQKIFELVQASNNPVNAKFLKSQVDFDLSTVYRALEFLEKNNYIFSFDFENEKYYFKEENANFFICDSCKHIETVPEFSNEETEKEKSELKKRGFSLLSHLSIFKGKCNDCD
- a CDS encoding metal ABC transporter substrate-binding protein: MKKLLSLLLLSALFIFSCGNKSETKKEQGTTGGAKEKIVTSVPPLRWLTQKIAGDDFEVISIVQPNMNHELFEPKPSDLKILENSKVFFTYNMLGFEETISDSLSDKNKIVNVLDGVDKNLFIKGDHDHDHEHEHGHEHGKKEEHEHHHEHEGHGGIDPHVWFSLDMMPKVAENIKNELSKLYPDKKETFEKNYNAFITELNQVKAELSQKMASKTKKSFMIYHPALNYFLKNYAIEEISIEQEGKEPSAQQIKEIIDEAKEHNITTILVQPQFPKQSAEAISKEIPNSKVAEFNVDKENVFENLKQFVDYLN
- a CDS encoding metal ABC transporter ATP-binding protein; this encodes MANGQNKKLVSVRNLNFKYKNDYILNDINLDIFKGKNVAILGRNGGGKSTLVKVILGFLRKNSGSIEFFTSENKIGYLPQIREFDTSFPINIFDLVISGLTNKNNLFRRFNNEEKKRAETLLKEFDIFHLKNKLINEVSGGQLQRALIARALISSPELIFLDEPESFLDKEFEFKLFEKIKELSDSTIVVISHELEKIYDYIDSIFVVEGNIQVYEKKEDYVCSNPYLHSHK
- a CDS encoding metal ABC transporter permease — translated: MEFIKIFEYAFMRNALIVGLLSSICCGIIGTYIVNKKMVFISSSISHASYGGIGIGIYLIYFFNLPIKDPLFFGLVFSILSGVLILVLKDTLHVDGDLGIGIVMSMGMAIGIIFAFLTPGYQSDMSTYLFGNILLSNTLNIILLLILDTITVTFFIIFYKSIVYTSFDENFYKIHSVPVTFINYFMIILISSVIIINIKTIGIILIISILTIPQAIAASLARKYSTIIILSIIFSFIGILSGLYFSYTLNIPSGPSIIVLLTILLALVKVGGLVKGKFLN
- a CDS encoding YaaA family protein, whose product is MKIIISPSKTKKINNLPIKDIGSLIEKEPFYLEITKEIIEKIKTFSVEEIEKKFKLKNEKAQNLLGFYQNYENEKSGNALASYTGVAYKAIKIETFDKSDFEYLESHLVILSALYGILTPYTNVKEYRLDMTNSIFESKSLYEVWKSSVNEYFEKEDIVLNLASKEYSKLINSDKLIDFEFWEDSNGKLKQVSTNSKKMRGFTLNYIVKNKISDVKKLRNITLDGYVFDEDMSDERKFVYVKK
- a CDS encoding CRISPR-associated endonuclease Cas6; amino-acid sequence: MKYSILKFKRNETHTMRDLEKLRGFLADKYRENMVFHNHLSDGYNYTYPKLQYKLIKNMLSIMGIGEDVTEINKKLFEEIDYLNIDGNLIFDIQKEIEIFDDEIEFTWDKMYEYRFVTPYLPLNDKNFSKYLRREYTLEQAITNNILEVLKGLGIWLEKENKIYVSADLQITSRDLKNVNMIAFIGNFYTNMKFPDYFSLGKRKSLGYGTFVKVEK
- a CDS encoding TIGR03986 family type III CRISPR-associated RAMP protein, which gives rise to MKGKVVKMNNSTKEVEIEVRGKIEKHIVGKAIFNQKKFQEGDNIEYNLKGKNFEFLKKISGEEMGNKQNNFLNNRNNKNFSKNNNSKEPVKVKQYPYNFVSFKDEKDIIDKGKRKLGTNTGKLVCKLVNRTPLFVMGESEQDNNGHTKEWFYREKGIPAIPASSLKGAVRNVIDVLTNSVIRNVEDEKLEQRIGAGKFESVFGIIESLPENGKNGVIIEAERIKVKTKEKIEIGHKRFNFEDNGKEFSKKYNNKDGLIERVKLKDSIYKLEKTKIQIKNKVTVVEKLIRTSEEYKKFLTDDEDENGVQGVLWFSSPIHGKIYEKLLIPKKNGKKFEFSQEEYQDFEYIINQRKDRIKNGKEKGISSFYYDKGLEVGDPVLFQVENGERAEHLAFSEIPRLRYKFSPLDLVPKEFRPSDSLDNLSFSERLFGTIGDNTKKEEGKKEELVALSGRVFFEDAKNYKPEMIDNGNPVTLKAFGEPHPTLTTFYLDNIEKNYNENKGVSIRGRKFYWHHKEKIGKLFSEYRKSVEMPKDKNGQNKFAYNSSLELMDINNEFEFNVNFENLTDEELGVLIYAIELEDGLLHKVGKGKAFGFGSCKIEIKEFLLENKDKYKDFLIEPFEKESKKEDYINKAKEKRYFDENRKNIKELKAILSKTNDLDFSESSFPEDINKKGETNSLNWFVNNKKGDRKIVLLSILDKNPK